From Bacteroidales bacterium, a single genomic window includes:
- a CDS encoding DUF1987 domain-containing protein yields MNNYLAESTHSSPKIYLDAQQGTLLIVGRSIPENAMRIYKPVMEWVEQYLVKPKKRTTITIQLSFFNTSTSKYLMELLKSFEDIYKQGFDVIVNWHCDDEDILDIVQDYKALVKVPVNIIANIPKE; encoded by the coding sequence ATGAACAACTATTTAGCAGAGAGCACACACTCTTCGCCAAAAATATATCTTGATGCACAACAAGGCACCTTGCTTATAGTTGGAAGATCAATTCCGGAAAATGCTATGAGAATTTATAAGCCTGTGATGGAGTGGGTTGAGCAGTATTTAGTTAAGCCCAAAAAACGGACTACTATAACTATCCAGCTTAGTTTTTTTAATACAAGTACTTCAAAATATCTAATGGAGCTTTTGAAAAGTTTTGAAGATATTTATAAACAAGGTTTTGATGTAATAGTTAATTGGCACTGTGATGACGAAGATATTCTTGATATCGTTCAAGATTATAAGGCTTTAGTTAAAGTTCCGGTGAATATAATTGCCAACATACCTAAAGAATAG
- a CDS encoding FprA family A-type flavoprotein, which yields MKPIKLHDNTFLLAVNDRRTHLFENYWPIPNGVAYNSYLILDNKTALIDTVEYGHSEQYIDNITSLLNGKPLDYLIVNHMEPDHSGSIKMIMDLYPNCTLVGNKRTFPLIDGFFNIEIKNKQLVEEGETIELGKHKLSFYMIPMVHWPETMVTYESTNSVLFSADAFGSFGTHDGGVFDDEINIAFFEDELRRYYSNIVGKYGQQVQKALSKLSGLKIDMLAATHGPIWRKNLNYILNKYELWSTYQPEEKGAVIVFGSMYGNTEMMADTIARELSVNGVKNIRVYDSSKTHKSYIISDIWKYNGLILGSCAYNGGIFTPMGDLINSLEAIGINNRHVALFGSSSWGGGGLRVLEKWAENMKFDTIGPKPEVRCSPKQNDIELCNQIGREMAKIILEQ from the coding sequence ATGAAACCAATTAAATTACATGACAACACATTTTTGCTTGCGGTAAATGATCGCAGGACGCACCTTTTCGAAAACTATTGGCCCATACCAAATGGAGTTGCATATAATTCATATCTGATTTTAGATAATAAAACCGCTTTGATTGATACAGTTGAATACGGTCATTCTGAACAATATATCGATAACATTACTTCATTGTTAAACGGAAAACCCCTCGATTATTTGATAGTTAATCATATGGAGCCAGATCACAGTGGTTCGATAAAAATGATAATGGACCTTTATCCAAACTGTACTTTGGTTGGTAACAAAAGGACATTTCCTTTAATAGATGGTTTTTTCAATATTGAAATTAAAAATAAGCAACTTGTTGAAGAGGGAGAAACTATTGAGTTAGGTAAACATAAATTAAGCTTTTATATGATTCCAATGGTACATTGGCCTGAAACAATGGTTACATATGAATCAACCAATAGTGTTCTTTTTTCTGCCGATGCATTTGGAAGCTTCGGGACACACGACGGTGGTGTATTTGATGATGAGATCAATATTGCATTTTTTGAAGATGAACTACGCAGATATTATAGCAATATTGTTGGCAAGTACGGACAACAAGTTCAAAAAGCATTATCAAAATTAAGTGGATTGAAAATAGATATGCTTGCAGCTACGCACGGTCCTATATGGCGTAAAAACCTCAACTATATTTTAAATAAATACGAATTGTGGTCAACATATCAGCCAGAGGAGAAGGGGGCAGTTATTGTATTTGGCTCAATGTATGGAAATACTGAAATGATGGCAGATACAATAGCCCGTGAACTTTCGGTTAATGGAGTTAAAAACATAAGAGTATATGATTCAAGTAAGACGCATAAATCATATATAATTAGCGATATTTGGAAATACAATGGTTTAATTTTAGGTAGTTGTGCTTATAACGGAGGAATTTTTACTCCCATGGGAGATTTAATAAATAGCTTGGAAGCAATAGGAATTAACAACAGACACGTAGCTCTTTTTGGTTCTTCAAGCTGGGGTGGTGGAGGATTGCGCGTATTAGAAAAATGGGCAGAAAATATGAAGTTTGATACCATTGGACCAAAACCCGAAGTACGTTGCTCTCCAAAACAGAACGACATCGAATTGTGCAACCAAATCGGTAGAGAAATGGCAAAAATTATTCTTGAACAGTAG
- a CDS encoding long-chain fatty acid--CoA ligase gives MKIGNFTEMIESSIRNHWELKSMSLFQGDGYTYEEVGKKILQLHKLFELSGIKSGDKISLIGTNDYNWCSVYLATVTYGAVIVPILQDFHPNDIVNVIEQSDSRMLFVSDHIYKKINTKSFSHIEGVISLDTLCVVDAVDKTLNDIVKESLHTDIEVNKETFRLPKNSNDQIAVISYTSGTSGFSRGVMLPHMSLAANVQFALDFIDLKPKDTIVSFLPLAHAYACAFEFLSTFTMGCDITFLGKVPSPTIILQAFKEVKPRLIFVVPLIIEKIYRSKIQPKISKGIIKHLIKIPLINILVYSKINKELTTAFGNNFMEVIIGGAALNSEVEKFLKKIKFRYTVGYGMTECGPLISYAPWRKVRTYSCGKAIPCVTIKIDSPDPENIVGEILVKGDNVMKGYYKNEEITEATISPDGWLYTGDLGIVDKDGYLFIKGRSKNMILSSSGQNVYPEEIEAKSNNLPYVLESLVVEKDGKLVALIVVDRDAVKAAGITEDKLKAIMEQNHKHLNSHLPNYMNVSKFIIHDGEFEKTAKRSIKRFMYDATNA, from the coding sequence ATGAAGATTGGAAACTTTACTGAAATGATTGAAAGTTCAATCAGAAATCACTGGGAACTAAAATCAATGTCTTTATTCCAAGGTGATGGTTATACGTACGAAGAGGTTGGAAAAAAAATACTACAATTACATAAATTATTTGAACTATCAGGAATAAAATCAGGTGATAAAATTTCACTTATTGGTACAAATGACTACAATTGGTGCTCGGTTTATTTGGCAACTGTCACTTACGGAGCAGTCATAGTACCAATTTTACAAGATTTCCACCCCAATGATATTGTTAATGTGATTGAACAATCTGACTCAAGAATGTTGTTTGTTTCAGATCATATTTACAAAAAAATTAACACAAAAAGTTTTAGTCATATTGAAGGAGTAATATCGCTAGATACTCTTTGTGTTGTAGATGCTGTAGACAAAACCTTAAATGACATTGTAAAAGAAAGTCTGCACACTGATATTGAGGTTAATAAAGAGACTTTCAGACTGCCAAAAAACAGCAACGATCAGATAGCTGTTATAAGCTATACATCAGGGACATCAGGCTTTAGCAGAGGAGTAATGTTGCCACACATGAGTTTGGCTGCAAATGTTCAGTTCGCTCTGGATTTTATAGATTTGAAACCGAAAGATACAATAGTCTCTTTTTTACCATTAGCACATGCTTATGCCTGTGCGTTTGAGTTTCTATCAACGTTTACCATGGGTTGCGATATAACATTCCTTGGTAAGGTGCCATCTCCTACGATTATACTTCAAGCATTTAAAGAGGTAAAACCACGTTTGATATTTGTGGTTCCGCTAATAATTGAAAAGATTTACAGATCAAAAATTCAACCAAAAATTAGCAAGGGTATAATAAAGCACTTAATTAAGATACCGTTAATTAATATATTAGTATATAGCAAAATAAACAAAGAGCTAACTACCGCTTTTGGTAATAACTTTATGGAAGTTATTATTGGCGGTGCAGCATTAAACTCTGAAGTAGAAAAGTTTTTGAAAAAAATTAAATTCCGCTATACAGTTGGTTACGGCATGACTGAGTGCGGACCTCTAATCAGCTACGCACCTTGGCGAAAAGTAAGAACATATAGTTGTGGGAAAGCTATCCCTTGCGTAACCATAAAAATTGATTCACCCGATCCTGAAAACATTGTTGGAGAAATTCTTGTGAAAGGTGATAATGTTATGAAAGGATACTATAAAAATGAAGAGATTACAGAAGCAACTATCTCTCCCGATGGTTGGTTGTATACCGGAGATTTGGGTATTGTAGATAAAGATGGCTACCTATTTATAAAAGGACGTAGTAAAAATATGATTCTCAGTAGTTCAGGGCAGAATGTTTATCCTGAAGAGATTGAGGCAAAAAGCAACAACTTGCCCTATGTTCTTGAATCTTTGGTAGTCGAAAAAGATGGAAAATTGGTTGCCTTAATAGTAGTTGACAGAGATGCGGTAAAGGCCGCGGGCATTACAGAGGATAAGCTTAAAGCTATTATGGAGCAAAATCATAAACACCTGAACTCTCATTTACCTAACTATATGAACGTTAGCAAGTTTATTATACACGACGGCGAGTTTGAAAAAACTGCCAAAAGAAGTATAAAACGATTTATGTATGATGCAACAAACGCATAA